In the Nitratiruptor sp. YY09-18 genome, AGTTGCATTTTTTGGCTTTGAGGAGTCTTACATATCTACCAAAATAGAAATGCTCTTCAAAATCTCCAAACCCAAAAGAGCTTAGCATCTTTTTTGTATCACGCTCGATAAAGTCTTGGGCTAGGGGACACTCTACTTTTTGGATAGGAAAACGGACATACCAAGGGGCTTTGTCTACTTCAAAGTTAGCATAATCAAGGATAGCAAAAGTGCCATGGGGCTTGAGAGCGTTGTAGGCATTTTGGATGATGATATCTCTTTTTTTTTGGATAAATCCATGGAGTACAAAAGAGGTGAAGACGATATCAAACTCCTCTTTGAATGGAAGAGGTGAGTCTATGCGAAGATTTTCTAGCTTGATATTGGGATAAGTTGCGCAGTTGCGCCTAAACTGCTCTTGCATCTCTTTGCCAATTTCAAGTCCTACTATCTCTCCCTCATCCCCTATATATCGGTGCATAAGCAGAGCATTTCTCCCCGTTCCAGCTCCAAAATCAAGCACTTTATAGCCCTTTTTGAGACGGAGATCTCTTATGGCTTTGCGAATGAAAAAAGGATAATAGCCAAGAGTAATAATATCCATAAGCCTATCATAAAACTTTGCCTCAAATCCTTTGACCTCTACTTTACTCATATCTTGTGTGAGATTCATAGCTTCTTCCTTGCTAGGAGACTCAAAAAAGCTCCTCCCTTTTTACACCCATCATATATCGCAAAACTTAAATGCTCAAGATCTGGTCCAAAAAGCGTTTCAGTGCACTTTTTTACAACAAATCCATGCTTTTTGAGAAGCTGCAATATCTCTTTTTTGCTAAAAAATGTTGCTTCTTTATAAAAGCGGCTCTTATCTTTGTTTTTTTCGTACATTTTCCCCAGCTTTGAATCGCGATCTACAAAAGCGATGAGCAGGTATCCATCATCAGTGAGGATGCGCTTAGCTTCTTGGAGAGTTTTGTCGATATCATCTACAAAGCAGATAGTTGTCACCATCAAAACAAAGTCAAAGTTCTTATCATCAAAGGGGAGATTTTCAGCCTCTGCTTCGATAACTTTAATACCTCTTTGCTTCGCGATTTGTGCCATATTGTGTGATGGTTCTACACCCAGTCTAATACCTAGTGGAGCTGCAAAGCGTCCTGTCCCTACGCCAATCTCGACTCCTTTTGTAAAGGGAGGGAGAATTCTTTTTATAGCTTGGAGTTCTGTTTGATAAATATTATCATGTTCATCAAACCATTTGTCATAATATGCAAAGTGCTCTTCAAAAAGCCTCTCTTTTGGCAT is a window encoding:
- a CDS encoding class I SAM-dependent methyltransferase, whose protein sequence is MPKERLFEEHFAYYDKWFDEHDNIYQTELQAIKRILPPFTKGVEIGVGTGRFAAPLGIRLGVEPSHNMAQIAKQRGIKVIEAEAENLPFDDKNFDFVLMVTTICFVDDIDKTLQEAKRILTDDGYLLIAFVDRDSKLGKMYEKNKDKSRFYKEATFFSKKEILQLLKKHGFVVKKCTETLFGPDLEHLSFAIYDGCKKGGAFLSLLARKKL
- a CDS encoding class I SAM-dependent methyltransferase gives rise to the protein MNLTQDMSKVEVKGFEAKFYDRLMDIITLGYYPFFIRKAIRDLRLKKGYKVLDFGAGTGRNALLMHRYIGDEGEIVGLEIGKEMQEQFRRNCATYPNIKLENLRIDSPLPFKEEFDIVFTSFVLHGFIQKKRDIIIQNAYNALKPHGTFAILDYANFEVDKAPWYVRFPIQKVECPLAQDFIERDTKKMLSSFGFGDFEEHFYFGRYVRLLKAKKCN